The Phycisphaerales bacterium AB-hyl4 genome has a window encoding:
- a CDS encoding adenylate/guanylate cyclase domain-containing protein has protein sequence MSWNEQDVRERVARNDFSDFEVNVADLTRTIEFENLGTKDVRRAAGAHLYSDVPNFHLAVQEAGDDKAKLKKVIRAASVLRKVQGELAEAYEIGQMQRQAARFHALCFKPYDDEAERAKQAVCFGITLNSYLHDVFNEVFSDVRNLTGSVGIAAGMSYIANIGQRGERERIALGSCANLAAKVLDKGDTINVTKEVYDALPNCLQEHFSRMGTVAGVPRYQAHGLRWNRQKELAEELGVRFDADRLRSQTEEHRDALRLDDMQLTEASVPIDLELLTERNSKHTSAVAIYADLDGFTKYVQDAEQTETVVSLVRIFHMIRAEFHAVLKSDFPGLVLQHQGDRVLASIHMPNGDQIDKRCQTAVDAAIGLQSSMEQVLNERLGNRELHVAVGLDVGKTLITRLGKKGRRQAICLGSKVHHAEKLQLRSGPQQIRITGNIYNTLNDEVLAKQFHQVNDDEYVATGLTFLKLDELAEEHAARAGSLGSVVVQGHVQCDPHASRSQRPWATMTEQDLMKSAYARPWFVQNATRWTIEQEHAHQLMDNVHVSTTPDHRGQIEGSFALRSHHGHIYDVFRIRLIYPPRFPYDGQVPKVYLDSHRNRWVRTIDGHIQDDWGLCLFVPGDSDIDFSQADAFCKLLGAIHEFLIKERIYQRDLVRWEVLGIPPKWPGDERPHGVQGIAEVVRERGGIDGGEPCTCGSGRKFKHCHGPILKGNHAS, from the coding sequence ATGAGTTGGAACGAACAAGATGTACGGGAACGAGTAGCACGCAACGATTTCAGTGACTTCGAGGTGAATGTTGCCGATCTCACGCGAACCATCGAATTTGAAAACCTCGGCACAAAAGACGTCCGACGAGCCGCGGGGGCCCACCTCTATAGCGACGTTCCCAACTTTCACTTGGCGGTGCAGGAGGCGGGTGACGACAAGGCGAAGCTCAAGAAAGTGATCAGAGCTGCGAGCGTTCTGCGGAAGGTACAGGGTGAACTTGCCGAGGCCTATGAGATCGGCCAGATGCAGCGGCAAGCCGCCCGGTTCCATGCACTTTGTTTCAAGCCATACGACGATGAAGCCGAACGAGCGAAGCAAGCTGTGTGCTTCGGCATCACCCTGAACTCCTACCTGCATGACGTATTCAACGAGGTGTTCAGCGACGTACGAAACCTCACCGGCAGCGTTGGGATCGCGGCCGGCATGAGCTATATCGCCAACATCGGCCAGAGGGGTGAACGAGAGCGAATCGCTCTCGGAAGTTGTGCTAATCTTGCCGCTAAGGTTCTGGATAAAGGCGACACGATCAACGTTACGAAAGAGGTTTACGACGCCCTGCCAAATTGCCTTCAGGAGCACTTCTCTCGCATGGGAACGGTGGCCGGTGTTCCGAGGTATCAAGCACATGGTCTGCGGTGGAATCGCCAGAAGGAACTCGCCGAAGAGTTGGGCGTCCGTTTCGATGCGGACAGGCTCCGTTCCCAGACCGAAGAACACCGAGATGCACTTCGGCTAGACGACATGCAATTGACTGAAGCTTCCGTACCCATCGACCTCGAGCTCTTAACCGAACGCAACAGCAAGCACACATCGGCAGTAGCCATTTATGCCGATCTCGACGGGTTCACGAAATACGTGCAAGACGCTGAGCAGACGGAAACGGTGGTTTCCTTGGTTCGCATCTTTCACATGATTCGAGCTGAGTTCCATGCCGTACTCAAGTCGGACTTCCCGGGCCTAGTTCTCCAACACCAAGGAGATCGTGTCCTTGCCAGTATCCATATGCCGAACGGTGATCAGATCGATAAGCGATGCCAGACGGCGGTGGATGCAGCGATCGGTCTCCAGTCGTCGATGGAGCAAGTACTCAACGAGCGACTTGGCAACCGTGAATTGCACGTGGCGGTAGGTCTTGATGTTGGTAAGACGTTGATCACACGTCTTGGCAAGAAAGGAAGACGCCAGGCGATCTGCCTCGGCTCCAAGGTGCATCACGCCGAGAAGCTTCAACTTCGCTCGGGACCTCAGCAGATTCGGATTACTGGGAATATATACAACACACTTAATGACGAGGTACTCGCGAAACAATTTCATCAGGTGAATGACGATGAATATGTAGCCACTGGCCTTACCTTCCTCAAACTTGATGAGCTAGCAGAAGAGCATGCGGCACGTGCTGGATCCTTGGGGAGCGTTGTCGTACAGGGGCACGTCCAGTGCGATCCTCACGCAAGCCGCTCACAACGACCTTGGGCGACAATGACTGAGCAAGACCTGATGAAATCTGCCTATGCCCGGCCTTGGTTCGTACAAAACGCAACGCGATGGACCATTGAGCAGGAGCATGCTCACCAGCTCATGGATAATGTCCATGTCAGTACCACTCCCGACCACCGGGGTCAGATTGAGGGCAGCTTCGCTCTCCGCTCCCACCATGGCCACATTTATGACGTCTTCCGCATTCGACTCATTTATCCGCCGCGGTTCCCTTATGACGGTCAAGTACCCAAGGTCTACTTGGATAGCCACCGCAACCGTTGGGTTAGGACCATTGATGGCCACATCCAGGACGATTGGGGATTATGCTTGTTCGTCCCTGGAGATTCAGACATTGACTTTTCACAGGCAGATGCGTTTTGCAAGCTTCTTGGGGCTATTCATGAGTTTCTGATCAAGGAACGCATCTATCAGCGAGACCTTGTTCGTTGGGAGGTACTGGGAATTCCGCCGAAATGGCCTGGCGATGAGAGGCCGCATGGAGTTCAAGGCATCGCCGAAGTTGTTCGCGAGCGAGGCGGCATCGATGGCGGTGAACCCTGCACGTGTGGAAGCGGGCGTAAGTTCAAGCACTGCCACGGCCCCATACTGAAGGGGAATCATGCCAGTTGA
- a CDS encoding Pycsar system effector family protein, which produces MPVDAADQPESSLKLETLLAVHQNVQEQIRFADTKAGFIAGINVLLVGFLAPHLDRLVGIDSTSVVAICVSSMLLTAYGMASVVSFGCVIACVVSRFGQDAPHCRIFCGHITATYGKDHGKYFEDVRTMSGDDWLRDVSDQIVENSSIASAKHGLVRWAAFSTAVALACWSGTVIALAAVAS; this is translated from the coding sequence ATGCCAGTTGATGCTGCAGACCAACCCGAATCCAGCCTGAAGCTTGAGACGCTGCTCGCCGTGCACCAAAATGTACAGGAGCAGATACGTTTTGCTGATACGAAGGCCGGTTTTATCGCCGGCATAAACGTCTTACTGGTCGGGTTTCTGGCCCCCCATCTTGATCGCCTTGTTGGAATCGACAGTACGAGCGTTGTTGCCATTTGCGTCTCTTCCATGTTGCTGACCGCATATGGCATGGCGAGCGTTGTCTCGTTCGGCTGCGTCATTGCTTGCGTCGTGTCCCGGTTTGGGCAAGATGCCCCCCATTGTCGAATTTTTTGTGGCCATATCACAGCCACGTATGGCAAGGATCACGGAAAATACTTTGAGGATGTCCGCACGATGTCAGGCGACGACTGGCTCAGAGATGTCAGCGACCAGATCGTAGAGAATTCTTCCATCGCATCCGCCAAACATGGCCTTGTTCGATGGGCGGCGTTTTCCACAGCCGTCGCCCTTGCATGCTGGAGCGGAACCGTGATTGCACTGGCGGCCGTAGCATCGTAA
- a CDS encoding plasmid pRiA4b ORF-3 family protein → MEPRIWRRFLIRKNCSFHELHDTIQRACGWLDYNLYEFRQWTGKEPFERGDGIASSPYDESWDVDEVIPNGCQVQLADHLPFGGQFKLAYEYDFGDSWLHLIELKGVQQLPGTSRRHLIGGERAFPPEDCGSITGYERCLQAFVMSETEIAELDDPAERSELEMTKQWLGDWHPQRFDFDAITNEFKQRVNWPW, encoded by the coding sequence GTGGAGCCACGCATCTGGCGGCGGTTTCTGATCCGGAAGAATTGCAGCTTCCACGAGCTGCACGACACGATCCAGCGAGCCTGTGGGTGGCTGGACTATAACCTCTACGAATTCCGCCAGTGGACGGGCAAGGAGCCGTTCGAGAGAGGCGATGGAATCGCCAGTTCACCTTACGACGAGTCGTGGGATGTGGACGAGGTTATCCCCAATGGATGTCAGGTTCAGCTGGCGGACCACCTGCCTTTTGGCGGCCAATTCAAGCTGGCGTACGAGTATGATTTTGGCGACAGCTGGCTGCACCTGATCGAGTTGAAGGGTGTGCAGCAGCTCCCGGGCACCAGTCGCCGCCACCTGATCGGTGGAGAGCGGGCTTTTCCACCAGAGGACTGTGGCAGCATCACCGGTTATGAGCGGTGCCTGCAGGCCTTCGTGATGTCCGAGACCGAGATTGCGGAATTGGACGATCCGGCAGAACGGTCGGAGCTGGAGATGACCAAGCAGTGGCTTGGTGACTGGCATCCGCAACGGTTCGATTTCGACGCCATCACCAACGAGTTCAAGCAACGGGTGAACTGGCCGTGGTGA
- a CDS encoding putative bifunctional diguanylate cyclase/phosphodiesterase gives MMKRQQVLVIDDDPMIHKLVAVRLKPLDVDVNVTSTGEQGIAQAREQPPDLILLDVNMPMMDGFEVCRLLRNNSITNEIPIIFLTGSEAAAEKVRAFDLGATDYLTKPFDAGELVARVRNALRTQALLEALEAQARTDSLTGLPNRSAFRRVLTQCVERAKCQASYRFAVLFIDLDRFKVINDSLGHAIGDELLINVAERIRGCVANRRSSSLSRSARDLVARMGGDEFTILLDNIKSDSEAEHLATSLRNSLDETYEMQGYHVRVGLSIGIRIADGELDSADTVLRDSDTAMYHAKSSGRGRHVVFDRKMHEQAVGRLEMESALARAVVNREFHVVYQPVIVTESGELAGMEALVRWRSGTGDALIPPDEFIPVAEETGIIVEIGNWMLDHVCQQLAAWRKQFPEYPDLWCSINISKIQCEQPGLLSAIVDALARHHLQSHVLKLEITESAIMHDMNRIIPMLEELRALGIQVAMDDFGTGYSSLASLRRFPIDILKIDRSFVQNIDRCRTYSAIVAAIATLAQNLNMAVVAEGIETTGQLAQIQTLDCDYVQGYLLCKPMPGEQFESWLRERRSEADKATSNVRFTSHSVGC, from the coding sequence ATGATGAAGCGTCAGCAAGTTCTGGTGATTGACGACGACCCGATGATCCACAAGCTGGTGGCCGTTCGCCTCAAACCTTTGGACGTGGATGTAAACGTTACCAGCACCGGCGAGCAAGGTATTGCGCAGGCCCGTGAGCAGCCACCGGACCTGATCCTGCTGGATGTTAACATGCCGATGATGGATGGGTTCGAAGTCTGTCGCTTACTGCGGAACAATTCGATCACCAATGAAATTCCCATTATCTTTCTCACGGGCTCGGAGGCCGCAGCAGAGAAGGTGCGGGCATTTGATCTGGGCGCGACAGATTACCTCACTAAGCCCTTCGATGCTGGTGAACTTGTCGCTCGCGTGCGCAATGCGCTGCGTACACAAGCGCTGCTCGAAGCACTTGAAGCCCAGGCCCGTACGGACAGTCTCACCGGCTTGCCGAACCGCAGTGCGTTTCGCCGCGTGCTGACACAGTGTGTCGAACGTGCCAAGTGTCAGGCCAGCTACCGCTTCGCTGTTCTGTTCATTGACCTCGACCGCTTCAAAGTCATCAACGACAGCCTCGGCCACGCCATCGGTGACGAGTTGCTGATCAATGTCGCCGAGCGCATTCGCGGATGTGTGGCCAATCGCAGGTCGTCATCGCTGTCGAGATCGGCGAGAGACCTTGTGGCTCGAATGGGGGGGGACGAATTCACCATTCTGCTTGACAACATCAAGAGCGACAGTGAAGCGGAGCATTTGGCGACATCGCTGCGCAACTCGCTGGATGAGACGTACGAGATGCAAGGCTATCACGTGCGGGTGGGCCTGAGCATTGGTATCCGGATTGCAGATGGTGAACTGGACAGCGCCGACACGGTATTGCGCGACAGCGATACGGCGATGTACCACGCCAAGTCTTCCGGTCGTGGCCGACATGTGGTGTTTGACCGAAAAATGCACGAACAGGCGGTCGGACGACTGGAAATGGAGTCTGCGCTTGCCCGCGCCGTGGTGAATCGCGAGTTTCACGTCGTCTATCAACCCGTGATCGTGACCGAGAGCGGTGAATTGGCGGGTATGGAAGCGTTGGTGCGGTGGCGTTCCGGGACCGGCGACGCCCTCATCCCCCCTGATGAATTCATCCCTGTTGCCGAGGAGACGGGCATCATTGTGGAAATCGGGAACTGGATGCTTGACCATGTTTGTCAGCAGCTTGCCGCATGGCGAAAGCAGTTTCCGGAGTACCCGGATCTCTGGTGCAGCATTAACATCTCCAAGATCCAATGCGAACAACCGGGTTTGCTTTCGGCCATCGTCGATGCGCTTGCTCGTCATCATCTCCAGTCGCATGTGCTGAAGCTGGAAATTACAGAAAGCGCCATCATGCACGACATGAACCGCATCATTCCCATGCTTGAAGAACTGCGAGCACTCGGCATCCAAGTGGCGATGGACGACTTCGGGACGGGCTATTCATCGCTCGCCTCCTTGCGCCGGTTTCCCATCGACATCCTGAAAATCGACCGCTCTTTCGTGCAGAATATCGACCGTTGTCGGACCTACTCGGCCATCGTGGCCGCTATTGCCACGCTCGCGCAGAACCTGAACATGGCAGTGGTTGCTGAAGGTATTGAAACGACAGGACAGCTTGCGCAGATCCAGACACTCGACTGCGATTATGTACAAGGATACTTGCTTTGCAAGCCCATGCCTGGCGAGCAATTCGAATCCTGGCTTCGCGAACGGCGAAGTGAGGCGGATAAGGCGACCTCGAATGTTCGGTTTACTTCCCACTCAGTCGGATGTTGA